The following are encoded together in the Saliniramus fredricksonii genome:
- a CDS encoding anhydro-N-acetylmuramic acid kinase → MNAAKPPIRRAIGLMSGTSLDGVDVALIETDGEVIAGFGPTGYRAYTADERAVLARALDEAGGLTDRAARPPALAEAEAVVTRAHADAVAAFLVESGLTRADIEVIGFHGQTVLHRPALGLTVQLGDGAALARAIGIKVVHDLRAADVAAGGQGAPLVPVFHRAIARMAGIAPPLAILNIGGVANVTFIFSDESMLAFDTGPGNALIDDLLRERLGLPYDDAGAIGARGSPEEPLIDWLMRHPYFAATPPKSLDRNWFSHRMVGHLDTPDAAATLTAFTLRSITAALDHAREKPARWIVAGGGARNTALCEALGQHLQTRLTRAEAAGWSGDHLEAQAFAYLAMRALRGLPITYPGTTGVAAPMTGGVLAEPDAEEGNLPEN, encoded by the coding sequence ATGAATGCCGCAAAGCCGCCAATCCGCCGCGCCATCGGGCTGATGAGCGGCACCTCTCTCGATGGTGTCGATGTCGCGCTGATCGAGACCGATGGTGAGGTGATCGCCGGATTCGGCCCGACGGGCTATCGCGCCTATACGGCGGATGAGCGCGCCGTGCTCGCCCGCGCCCTTGATGAAGCCGGCGGGCTCACGGATCGCGCTGCGCGGCCCCCGGCGCTCGCGGAAGCCGAGGCGGTGGTGACGCGTGCGCATGCGGATGCGGTGGCCGCGTTTCTCGTCGAGAGCGGGCTCACGCGCGCGGATATCGAAGTGATCGGCTTTCACGGCCAGACGGTGCTGCATCGGCCCGCGCTGGGGCTGACGGTCCAGCTCGGTGACGGGGCGGCGCTGGCGCGGGCAATCGGGATCAAGGTCGTGCATGACCTGCGCGCGGCGGATGTCGCGGCCGGCGGGCAGGGGGCGCCGCTGGTGCCGGTCTTCCATCGCGCCATCGCCCGCATGGCCGGGATCGCGCCGCCGCTCGCCATCCTGAATATTGGCGGCGTGGCCAATGTCACCTTCATCTTCTCCGACGAGAGCATGCTCGCCTTTGATACCGGCCCCGGCAACGCCCTGATCGACGATCTCCTGCGCGAACGGCTCGGCCTGCCCTATGACGATGCCGGTGCCATCGGCGCGCGCGGGTCGCCGGAGGAGCCGCTTATCGACTGGCTGATGCGGCATCCGTATTTTGCGGCGACGCCGCCGAAATCCCTCGATCGCAACTGGTTTTCGCATCGCATGGTCGGCCATCTCGACACGCCCGATGCGGCGGCGACGCTCACCGCCTTCACCCTGCGCAGCATCACCGCCGCGCTCGATCATGCCCGGGAGAAGCCCGCACGCTGGATCGTCGCCGGGGGCGGGGCGCGCAACACCGCCTTGTGCGAGGCGCTCGGGCAGCATCTGCAAACGCGCCTGACGCGTGCCGAGGCAGCGGGCTGGTCGGGTGATCACCTCGAGGCGCAGGCCTTCGCCTATCTCGCCATGCGCGCCCTGCGGGGCCTGCCGATCACCTATCCCGGCACGACCGGCGTGGCGGCGCCGATGACGGGCGGGGTGCTGGCGGAGCCTGATGCGGAGGAGGGCAATCTGCCTGAGAATTGA
- the tyrS gene encoding tyrosine--tRNA ligase, giving the protein MSAPRSDFLRILTERGFIHQCSDMEGLDEKARAGELVAYVGYDCTAPSLHVGHLLSIMMLHWLQKTGGKPITLMGGGTTRVGDPSGKDESRKLLTIEQIDANKEEIKKTFRRFVSFGDGAGDAVMVDNAEWLTKLNYIEFLRDVGRHFSVNRMLSFDSVKLRLEREHELSFLEFNYMILQAYDYVELARRYGCNLQMGGSDQWGNIVNGIDLGRRLGTHQLYALTCPLLTTASGAKMGKTASGAVWLNADMLSPWDYWQFWRNTEDGDVGRFMRLFTLLPMEEIARYEALAGAEINEAKKKLADEATALMHGREAAEQAAETARQTFEQGKTAASLPTVTIPSNLIEQGLSVLAAFGPDHAGLTGSMGEGRRQIKAGGLRVNDTVVTDERLSLTGADLRDGVVKLSFGKKRHVLLKPE; this is encoded by the coding sequence ATGAGCGCGCCCCGATCCGACTTTCTCCGCATCCTGACCGAACGCGGCTTCATTCACCAGTGCTCCGACATGGAAGGGCTGGACGAAAAGGCGCGCGCCGGGGAGCTCGTCGCCTATGTGGGCTATGATTGCACCGCACCTTCGCTGCATGTGGGCCATCTGCTCTCCATCATGATGCTGCACTGGCTGCAGAAGACCGGCGGCAAGCCGATCACGCTCATGGGCGGCGGCACCACCCGCGTTGGTGACCCGTCCGGCAAGGACGAGAGCCGCAAGCTGCTCACCATCGAGCAGATCGACGCCAACAAGGAAGAGATCAAGAAGACCTTCCGCCGCTTCGTGAGCTTCGGCGATGGCGCAGGCGACGCGGTCATGGTCGATAATGCGGAATGGCTGACGAAGCTCAACTACATCGAATTCCTGCGTGACGTGGGCCGGCATTTTTCCGTCAACCGCATGCTCTCCTTCGATTCGGTGAAGCTGCGGCTGGAGCGCGAGCACGAGCTCTCCTTCCTCGAATTCAACTACATGATCCTCCAGGCCTATGATTACGTCGAACTGGCCAGGCGCTACGGCTGCAATCTGCAGATGGGCGGCTCGGATCAATGGGGCAACATCGTCAACGGCATCGATCTCGGGCGCCGGCTCGGCACGCACCAGCTCTACGCGCTGACCTGCCCGCTCCTGACCACCGCATCCGGCGCCAAGATGGGCAAGACCGCGTCGGGCGCCGTCTGGCTCAATGCCGATATGCTCAGCCCCTGGGATTACTGGCAGTTCTGGCGCAACACCGAAGACGGCGATGTGGGCCGCTTCATGCGCCTGTTCACCCTGCTGCCCATGGAGGAGATTGCCCGCTACGAGGCGCTCGCAGGTGCGGAGATCAACGAGGCCAAGAAAAAGCTCGCCGACGAGGCCACCGCCCTGATGCATGGGCGTGAGGCGGCGGAACAGGCCGCCGAGACCGCCCGCCAGACCTTCGAACAGGGCAAGACCGCCGCGAGCCTGCCCACGGTGACGATCCCCTCAAACCTGATCGAACAGGGCCTTTCCGTCCTCGCCGCCTTCGGCCCCGACCATGCCGGCCTCACCGGCTCGATGGGCGAGGGCCGCCGTCAGATCAAGGCGGGGGGATTGCGCGTGAACGACACGGTCGTCACCGATGAACGGCTCAGCCTCACCGGTGCCGATCTGCGCGACGGCGTTGTCAAGCTCTCCTTTGGCAAAAAGCGCCACGTGCTGCTCAAGCCGGAATGA